The following proteins come from a genomic window of Streptococcus pneumoniae:
- a CDS encoding nucleotide sugar dehydrogenase: protein MNIAVIGLGHVGLAYALLFASKYKVVAYDIDSVKINNLKKGTLPSKNEELMKFFCENNLNITFFDTFSEIKNNIDYYIIALPTDYDEKIGSFNTYEIEQTVSKILRVKPNGKIILKSTVPIGFSNKLKRLFDTKNIIFVPEFLREGCSIYDNLYPSRIVVGDETVEGRKIAELFLSISTHSTANIKNVMLVSPTEAEAIKLFSNTFLALRVAFFNELDSFAERRSLNAEVVIKGVCLDPRIGNFYNNPSFGFGGYCLPKDTKQLKKEFIEINAPVIEAIDISNTNRKQFIVKQILERKPKIVGIYKLGMKYNSDNYKESAILSIINELLIVGIKILVYEPNLNVSIDNVIFEKNFELFIKQSDLIVANRWDRDLEAYKDKVYTRGIWIRD from the coding sequence GTTGTTGCATATGATATAGATTCTGTAAAAATAAATAATTTAAAAAAGGGCACTCTTCCATCTAAAAATGAAGAGCTTATGAAGTTTTTTTGCGAGAATAACTTAAATATTACTTTTTTTGATACATTTTCTGAAATTAAAAATAATATTGATTATTATATTATTGCGCTTCCGACAGATTATGATGAGAAAATTGGTAGTTTTAATACATATGAAATCGAACAAACGGTATCGAAGATTCTGAGGGTAAAACCTAATGGAAAGATTATTTTAAAGTCAACAGTTCCGATCGGCTTTTCAAACAAATTAAAAAGGCTGTTTGATACAAAAAATATCATTTTTGTCCCTGAATTTTTGAGAGAAGGTTGTTCTATATATGATAATTTATATCCAAGTCGCATAGTTGTTGGAGATGAGACAGTTGAAGGAAGAAAAATTGCAGAGTTGTTCCTTTCGATTAGTACTCATAGTACTGCCAATATTAAAAATGTTATGTTAGTTTCTCCTACTGAAGCAGAAGCAATTAAGCTTTTTTCTAACACATTCTTAGCTCTCCGTGTTGCTTTTTTTAATGAACTAGATTCTTTTGCTGAGAGGAGAAGTTTAAATGCTGAAGTTGTAATAAAAGGTGTTTGTTTAGATCCAAGAATTGGAAATTTTTATAATAATCCTTCTTTTGGATTTGGAGGATATTGTCTTCCCAAAGATACTAAACAATTAAAAAAAGAATTTATAGAAATAAATGCCCCAGTGATAGAAGCGATTGATATTTCAAACACAAATAGAAAACAGTTCATAGTTAAACAAATATTGGAACGAAAGCCAAAGATAGTAGGAATATATAAATTGGGGATGAAATATAATTCAGATAATTACAAAGAGTCAGCTATTTTAAGTATAATTAATGAACTATTGATTGTCGGTATAAAAATTTTAGTATATGAACCAAATTTAAACGTTAGTATAGATAACGTAATTTTTGAAAAGAATTTTGAACTATTTATAAAACAAAGTGATCTAATTGTTGCAAATAGATGGGATAGGGACCTTGAAGCTTATAAAGATAAAG